TCACCTGCAACTTCTGCTGGTGTGGGATGGTACTCCGGATCCTCTATTGGGTCATCAATATCAATCTGATCAGCATCAGAATCTTCAGGACGTTCTGGTACAAGGGCCAGGAGAGTGCGTTGTCTTGCACCGTAGAAACTTTTAGCATCCATCTCgtattttaaaacaaattaaaaaatgaaataacaaACCACATTCTTCTACAATGGTATTCATTAGTATAACAGCATCATTAATTTGGTTAAGTTGGAATTAGTTGTGATAGTTAGGATTTTCACGCATTTTTTCTCGATatttaacacatttattttgaaaacaacTCAGAGGGTTAGTGTCAAAACTACAGAATTAAGAAATTATTTCAGCACATTTATGTTGGAATAACATTAAATGTTTAGTATTTAAAGCAATAACTGATAAAAGGTTTTGATTTCATAGCACATTGTTTATTATAAATGACATTAGCTTAATTTTTCTATGTGTACCATAAAGTGCCAAATCAACCGTTTGGTTGATGTAGTATAGAAAGAATTATTAAACATGTAAAAGAGTTTATTTTGTGGAAGAATTTAACATCATTCTGTTCAGTAAGCTTTCTGATACTATATGTTGAAAAAATGTACCTACCTTTCAAATTTTAACCATAAGCCGTCCACATGTTGGGAGCTATTTTCTCGTTTCAGATTTCCTGTTTTGAGTGAGACTTAAAAGGCGTACTATTGGAACAGGGACATCTAGTGGATGTTTTTGGGATAACATACCTAAACCGAATGGTAGAGATGGCTCAATCAGGTTGAATTAAGTTAAACATTCCTATCAATAAGATATTGTGACGTAAAATGTGCTCTACCAAACGGTTGAGCAGGCAGTTAAATTGAGGGATGCACATACAATCTCTAACAAGTGTACATAATTTGTGTATATACGTCTTAAGTCATTGTATTATTCCTTATCACGTGCGAGTCGGAAGGCAAAAAGATAAGCCCTGTGTAAAGCATGATTCAAATATAAATGCATTATTAACGGTAGGCTTCTCACACCACAAACCAAAATATATTTTGGTTtgaataacatctttattttgtctataaatgaacaaaaaaagaaaataatttcaCATCAAGGAATGAAATCTCACAATGTTAACTCATAAGTCCTATTTATAGTTTGATCTCTTGCACTAAAAGCAGTCAGGTGGTTGAAGAGCCATTGTCCAGGGTTTCAAAAAGATCAAAAACATGAAGGCCAGGTTATTTAACATCTCtggtaaagtaaagtaaaacagTATTTACTGCTGTTAGCAGTACTTTCATCGTGTTTACAAATTCATGTTCAGTTTTTTGTCATTGCCAGAGTAATTCCTAATTCAAAATTGTTGCAATCCTGTCattgatgaaaaaaaagggaCAGAAAATGCATATCCCTGTTGTCTCAAAATACCACTTTTAATTGCTTAAGTGTAGGTGTGGTGCGCTTGCACACAAAATCCAGTTCCATATATAAAAATTAAATCTTCACGGCTTCCTGCCCTTTTTGCGCAGCGACTTTCCCTCTCCCGAGAAGGCAATGAATCTGCTCAGAGCATCCTCCTGTAAGGTATGTGAAACAACATCATCGTAtgcatgagtacatttcaatgACACAGCTTTTATGAATTAGAAATGTGTTGATacagaacagaaaaatcaaccaAATGGATTAATAGGAGCTTTACTAATGTGCTAGTCAACAGAGAGGAACAGACAGAAATCCTTCTTACATCATCTGTCAGTTTCTTAGGCTGTGGTCTTGAGTTTCTGATGAAGGTGATCTTTCCAACTTTGTACTCGTAGTTAGGAATGCCTCTGTTGGGAGACAGGAAATGTATTTCCGTTTGTAAttcataattttttatttttcaaatgatACAAATGATACTTATAGCATTAAAGCATAAACCAAGCCTTATGTCTGACCTTTTGATGTCATTTGGATCAATGGGGACGGGGCTGGGCTCAATGCCCTTCTTTTTGCCATCCAAGCGATTACCAGATCCAGTGAAAGCCTATAGTCAAGGGAAAACAGAGTGTAGGTTAGACTTGCAATGTTGTGGTATATTCATGGAAATACATATTAGCCAATTCAGCGCACACACCACTACCACTGTCAATACTCACTCTGAACCCCAGGTCCATGTCAGCATAGCTGTTTggatccccttcctcctcctgcaagGCAACATGAGAGCACAAGTCTTGTAGTGAGTGATGGAAACGTATAGAATAGACATGCACATAAAAGGTCCCACCGGTTCCCTACCACAGGCTCCTCGTGGTGCTGAGGCCTTCTTTCTGGCTCTTTGTAACCCAAAGGAGCGTCAAAGTCCACCTGTACAACATCAAAAGTTACAGTTGAGCTATAGCCATACTCAAgcgtgtgccgtgtgtgtgtgtgtgtgtgtgtgtgtgtgtgtgtgtgtgtgtgtgtgtgtgtgtgtgtgtgtgtgtgtgtgtgtgtgtgtgtgtgtgtgtgtgttattaattatatatttgtgtgaagGCCAACAAATAGATGGTCTTACATTCATATCGCACTCAATGATTGACACAGCTTTATCTGGCTTTGTCTCCATAACACGCAGCTCATAGatctgaaagaaaaaaaagggggggggataAGTTTTACTACCCTTGCATGGTGGCCTTTTTACCATTATTACAGTGGTGAAAATTATTAAAAGGATGAACATCAAGAAAAATATATTACTTTTTCATTGTAGTTGATGGCAATGACATCCCCGGTTGTCAAGCAGGCAAAGTTCCGCAAGGCGTTTTCTAACCTGTAAAACAAATAGATATGCTTAACACTTGCAGCATGTTGTAGATGTTAACGACCTATCTTAGCATTACTAGATCGTTAATGTCTCTATTCTCATACACTGCTTTGGGGTTTGTAATATCCAGGAAGTCTGGGCTCTGTGGCTGGAACTTGGAATAGGTGGCAACCATCAGGTTTACACTTTCCACTTGGACCAGACCTCCCTCCTCCAGTAGGAGATTCTGCATCATCTGCAGAAACAAGCGGAAAAACACCATAAAGTCACTGACCAACCGAACATTTTGCACTGATTTGAACAGTATCGTGGCCAGATGAAAACTGAAACTTGCAAGATCAGGATTATCTGACCAGGCTAGAGCGAGGCAGCTAAGAGTTTTATTTGGTCAAATGAGCCGACAATTCTATCCCATCCAAAGTCCTTTCAACCTTCAC
The Gadus macrocephalus chromosome 6, ASM3116895v1 DNA segment above includes these coding regions:
- the ufd1l gene encoding ubiquitin recognition factor in ER-associated degradation protein 1, giving the protein MFSFNVFDHPMQRGLQNRFSTQYRCYSVSMLAGPNDRSDVEKGGKIIMPPSALDQLSRLNITYPMLFKLTNKNSDRMTHCGVLEFVADEGICYLPHWMMQNLLLEEGGLVQVESVNLMVATYSKFQPQSPDFLDITNPKAVLENALRNFACLTTGDVIAINYNEKIYELRVMETKPDKAVSIIECDMNVDFDAPLGYKEPERRPQHHEEPVEEEGDPNSYADMDLGFRAFTGSGNRLDGKKKGIEPSPVPIDPNDIKRGIPNYEYKVGKITFIRNSRPQPKKLTDDEDALSRFIAFSGEGKSLRKKGRKP